The following nucleotide sequence is from Catonella massiliensis.
TTGTAGATAAGAAGGCAGAGCTTAAACTTACAGGTAAGACTGAACTTGTGTCTATAGTGGTAAATGCAGGTGGAACCAAGATTACAAGCGGTGTTCAGATTGAAATTACAGCAACTAAGAATACTGAGGCCGTACTTAAGAAGGGGGCTGAGGGTTCATCCGTAAAGGCATCTGATAATAAGGTAAAAGTTGTTGTTAAAAATGAAACCAAGGAAGAAGTATTTGTAGAGAATGCAGCAGGAGATGAGACTGTACTTGAGAGCGGTGCTTATAAGGAGTTAAAGAACGGAATAGTTGCTGATAAGGGCAAATCAGGAAATTCATTAGATAATACTGTAAGCTTAAATGATGATACTACTCCTCTTGGCGATGTAAATACAGGTATTTCTACAGGAAGTACTCTTATAAACGCAGGCAATGTTATGGGCTTGGCTTCTGATGAGGATAAATATGCTCCTATTGAAGATAAACTTTTGTTAAAGGTCATAAACAAAAACATTGATAAAGACAGGGCTGATGATCAGAGAGTGACTAAGGAAGAAATGGCAAGCCTTAAAGTTATATCGATTTTTCTCGGAGAAGATGGTAAGCCAAAGGTGTCCCAGGGTGAATTCTTGGGTGGTGAAGATGACGACAGACCTAGTGAATCTATCTTAGGCAATCCAAGAAGCTTAAAAGATACTCCTGACTTTAAGTTTATGGTATCTAGAGGAATTAAGAGCATAAAAGGTCTTGAATATGCTGTAAATCTTGAGCAGATTAAGTTAAATGAAAATGAAATAGCAGATATAAGCCCGCTTAGAAATCTCAAAAAGTTAAAATATATCGAGCTTCAGAGAAATAGGATAGTCGATGTAAGTCCACTCGCAGGGCTTACAGAACTTAGATACTTAAAGCTCTACAACAACCTCATTGAGGATGTTACACCTCTGGCAGGTCTTACTAAGTTAAAGGGATTGGACTTACATTATAATGTAACAGTTACAAAGGAAGAAGGTAAAGAGGTTAAGTCTAAGGGCATCACCGAAGTATCAGAAGCCATAAAGGATATGAAAGAGCTTGAGTTTTTAGACCTTTCCGCAAATAGAATAACCAATGTAAAGGGACTTGAGAACCTTACTCATATCAAAGATTTAGATTTATCAGGAAACAATATTACTGATTATAGAGGGCTTGGTGAGTATTTAGCTGAGAGATATATAAAGGTTGCAAATGAAGAGCCTGGCTGGAGCCTTAATTTCTCAGGTCAGACAACAGATTTTAATGAAAAAGTATTTGTATCAAATGGTAAGGCTGAATTTGACAATCCGTTTTTAGGCATAGATGAGCTTGATGCAAGTCTTAGCAAAATAGCTGAAGATGATGTTCAGTTCTTTATGGGGGTTGAGGCTAAAAAGTACGGAGATGACATAAAGGCTGTGTATGATAAAGCAACAAATAAAATCAAGCTTGAGGTAAGTAACAAATTAGTTGATACATTAAAATTGCTTGGAACGGAGGAAATAACAGTTCCCCTTGTTATCAGTGACATTGCCGGGATGGGATTTTCAGTGCAGAATGTTAAGCTTAACTTTACAAAGGGTAAAACTGTTCAGTTTGAAGACAACAACCTCAAAGAATATCTTCTTGCCTTGCTTAAGGGCTATAAGGGTGATGAAGAGCGTGATGATATGAAGGGCGAGTATGTAATCAAACTCACAGATACATCATTTAGAAAGAATCCTAAGGATACTGAGATATATGAAAGTGAGATGGCAAAGATTGAGGCACTCACCTTTACCGGCTGGGATAAGGATTATGAGAATGAGATAACTGTTAAGAGTATAAAGGGCCTTGAAAAGGCAGTTAACCTTAAGATGCTTACCTTCTCATCAAGCGATATCCCGGAAGCTGGTGACATCAGATATTCAGCCAGCTCTATAAGCGACTTAAATCCTCTTAAGGATTTGAAGAAGTTAGAGTTTTTGAGGTTATCACATAATAATATTGAGGATGTTACACCTCTTAAAGAGCTTACAAACTTAAAGCATCTTTACATTTCGCACAATAGAATTGCAGATGTAAGCTCTTTAGGAAAACTTACAAATCTTGTGGACTTTGATATCTCAATAAATTATATTGCAGATGTGAGTGTAGCAAAGAATTATAACAAAATGACCATGTTCAATGCTATAAGAAACAAGATTACAGACATTTCTGCACTCAAAGACATAACAGGTCTTCTCATACTCAATGTGAAGCAAAATGATGTAAAAGATATTGACTGCATTAAAGATTTGGTAAAGCTTGAAACTCTTAATCTTGAAGATAATAAAAATCTTGGCGGTATCAAGGTTATTAAGAACCTTACCAAGCTTAAAGAGCTTAACTTAAATAACTGTGGAATAGATGATGCTGATGTTACGGGAGATATTTTTGCAGGGCTTAATGGGGTTGTCGAGATAGATCTAAGCAATAACAGATTAACAAGCGTTGACTTCTTAGCAAACTGTACCGAGCTTAACAACCTTTATTTGGATAACAATAAGCTTACAAGCCTCGATGTACTAAGAGGTAAGACAAAGCTTACAGCGCTTAGATTTAGTGGTAATGAAGTTTCAGATATAACACCTCTTGCAGGGAATACAGGACTTACAGAGCTTAGATTCTCAAAGAACAATGTAGAAGACATTGCTGTTATATCAGCATTTTCAGAGCTTGGAAGTATTGAGCTAAATGGAAATAAGGTTTATGACTTTACTCCTCTCTCAGGATTAACATCGCTTTATGAGGCTGTTATAGATGGACAGAATGTAGATTACAAGGGTGAAGCAGCTAAAGTATCAGATTTAACAGCAGAAATGGACTCACCTGTTAAGGGACTGGCTTCAATTGGTGCTGCCAATATTAAGGCTGCCTCGAGTGACAGCAATATTCAGGTTGCTCTTGAAGAAGGCAAGATAAAGTTCACATTAAATGAGACAGCTGGTGCTGAACTTAAGGCAAAGGGAGAAAAGAAGATAGACCTTACCCTTAGCTTTAGAAATGAAAAGGACTTCAGCTATTTATCTTTTCCTGACGGAGAGCCTAATAATAGCATAACTGTTAAAGGAATCGTGTTAAAGTAAATAATAAAGACAATAGAGAATAATTAAAAGTAACTCTTCTTGAGGGGAGTTACTTTTATTGCGTTAATAGGTAATCGCGATAGATATATATAATTATTGTGTTTTTTTATAATTATTGAAAATAATCAGAAAAAAGACTACAATTGTCACTGCTTATAAAAATTATTTTTGAAACTTATTGATTTTAGAAGTTGGCCCAAATTATTCGAGTCACTTTAAGGATAATTTGGGCTTAATTATGTGGACTAATATGAAAAAATACATTCTTAAAAGACTGTTGCTTATGATACCCACCTTTTTTGGTGTAACAGTTGTTGTTTATCTGCTTATGTCCTTAGCACCGGGAAGCCCGATGGATGCCTTTCTCTCAGTTCCGGGTATTACGGAAGCAGAACTTCTAAGGATAAAAGAGTCACTTGGACTTGATAAGCCTGTCTTTATACAGTATTACCATTGGTTAGTAAATATATTGAGGGGGAATTTTGGTTACTCATACTCAGGAAACAGACCGGTGCTTGGGCTTATCACAGACAGACTTCCGGCAACTCTTATGCTTGGGACAGCGTCTCTCATAGTTTCATTTGTCATTGCCATTCCACTTGGTTTGTGGGCTGGGGCAAGGTGGCGTAAGGGAGAGGATTATGTACTTAGTGCAATTTCATTTTTCCTTATGTCAGTTCCCAATTTTTTTATTGGGCTCATACTTATATATACGGTCTCAGTTAAGCTTAAACTCCTTCCCTCAAGCGGAATGTATGATGCATCGGGTGAAAAGACGGTGCTCATGCTTGCAAAGCATATGGTGCTTCCCTGTATAGTGCTATCTATACAAAATATTGGAAGCTGGTTTAAGCAGATGAGGGGCTCTCTTTTAGAAGTCTTACAGGAAGAATACATGAGGGCGGTAAGGGCTAAGGGGCTGTCAAAAACACAGGCTATAATCAGATATGGAGTTAAGAATGCTTTCATCCCGGTACTTACAGTCATTACAGGTACCATACCGGGGCTTATAGGAGGGGCTGTGGTTACGGAGCAGCTCTTTGGCTGGCAGGGCATAGGAATGCTTATTATAGCTGCTATAAAGGCAAGGGACTATCCTGTGATTATGGGAGTAACAGTGCTTACGGCTGTGGTTGTACTTATAGTCAATCTGATTTCAGACATTTTATACGGCATTTTAGATCCAAGAATCAAAGGTTAAAGGAGAGGCATGAAAAGGGCTTTTAACAAAATTAGAAATGAAAAACTGATTATTATAGGGCTTATCATTCTTTTGGCTGAGATATTTATAGCTGCCTTCATCCCTATGATAATGAAGTTAGATCCATATTCGGTAGACAGTATTAACTTTGGAACTGCTCCCGGAGTGGGTGGACATATCTTGGGAACAGACAGCATAGGCAGGGATGTACTTGCAAGGCTTGTGTATGGGGGCAGGGTTTCAATTTTTGTAGGATTTTTCTCTACCTTAGTAAGCCTTGCTATAGGGGTACCTTTAGGTCTATATGCAGGATATTACAGAGGAATCGCAGAAAGCGTAATTATGCGCATTACGGATATATTTATGGCATTTCCGGGAGTAATCTTAGTGTTGGTTGCAGTAGCCCTTGTAGGTCCTTCTGTATGGTCTGTCTCCATAATTATTGGAATTATGGGGTTTACAGGTTTTACAAGGCTTACTTACAGCAGGGTACTTACTGTAAGCCACCTTGGATATATAGAATCAGCAAAAGTGATTGGTACGGGAAATAATGAGATTATATGGAAATATGTACTTCCTAACAGCCTGGCACCTATACTCGTATCTTCAGCCTTTAATATGTCCTCTGCTATACTAACAGAATCTGCTCTTAGTTTCCTTGGTATGGGTGTTCAGCCACCACAGGCAAGCTGGGGAAATATCATATTTGAAGCCCAATCCATAGCCATACTTATAGGTAAGCCCTGGCAGTGGGTGCCGGCAGGAATAGCCATCATAGTTACGGTAATGAGTATTAATTTTCTTGGAGACGGGCTCAGGGATGCGCTTGATCCAAAGGCATACTAAGCAGGTAACCACCGGATTATCGGTTTAAGTTATGATACTTCTATCTTAGATAAAGAAAGATTATATTATGAGCTAAAACGGAATAATCAGGTTACATATATATTTTAGGATTGAAGGAGCTAGGCTTATTCAATCCTGTATCAAAGTAAACCAAATAAAAAAGGAGAACGGAAAATGAAGAAAAAGGTTTTAGCTGCATTTTTGATGGCAGCCATGACAATTTCTATGGTAGGCTGCTCAAAGCCTGCTGACACCAAGACATCTGAGACAAAGAGCTCTTCTACAGCAAGCTCTGCTACAAAAACAAGTAGTGCAGAGGCAACAAGCTCAGTGGGTAAGACAAGCAGTGCATCCACAACAGAACAGTCGGGTGAAAAGACTGTAGTAGCGGCTATGCCTGGCAAGTGGTCAGACCTTTATCCTATGGGTGAGGATTCGCATTATGACAATATTATCTTTGATCAGGTCTATGATTCTCTCGTTAAGTTAAATGGTGACGGAAGCTATCAGGGAGAATTAGCGGAGTCTTGGGAAGTAAACAAAGAATCTACAGAGCTTACTTTTAAGTTAAAATCAGGAATCAAGTGGCATAATGGTGATGAATTTAGCGCAAATGACATCGTTGAAAGCTTCAAGATATATTCAAACCCTGATATCAAAACCACCAGCAGATACTATCTCAGATATCTTGATGGCTGTGATGAGAGCGGAGTTGAGACTAAGAAGGGTTCTATAGGGGTAACTGCTAAAAGTGACAACGAAGTAGTATTTAAGTTTAAGAAACCTACCTTTGTTGATACAGTCCTTGATGATTTAAGCCATGTGTACATAGTAGAGGGTACCAAGCTTAAGGATAAGTCTGCAGAGGAACTTGGCAAGGCAGAGACTTGGGCTAATCCAAACGGAACCGGTGCATTTATCTACGATAGCATGGTAGATGGTGAAAGAGTAGAGTTTAAGGCAAATAAAGAGTATTATAACGGAGCTCCTGATTTTGATAAACTCGTTATCCGTGTGGTTGATTCAGCTAACTTACTTGCAGGTCTTATGAATGGTGAGATTGATACAGTACTTTATGGCGGTGTGCCTCTTGATGACTTTAAGCTTGCTAAGGAGCAGGAAAATCTTGTAACTGAGTCAGTTAAGAGTCAGGGCTATCAGCTCCTCATTTTCAACTGCTCTAAGAAGTATATGAGTGAGAAGGTTAGGCAGGCGCTTAGCATGGCTATTGACCGTAAGAGCCTTGTAGAGCAGCTTTTACAGGGTGAAGGAGAGCCTATCATTACACCTATCTCATCTATCAACCCTTACTATAACCCGGATGTTAAAGTGTGGTATGACGTAAATCAGGCTAAAAAGCAGCTTGAAGAAGCTAAGTTCCCGTTTGACAAGACCTTAAAGTTCTACGTACCTACTGGTAACTCTATGCGTGAGAAGGCTGCAGCAATCATAGCCGAGAACCTTAAAGCTGTTGGAGTTAAGACTGAGATAGTACAGGTGGACTTCCCTGCATTTATGGAAGCAGCTAAAAAGGGCGATGAGGACTTAGGAATAGTAGGTTCAGGAGGTTCATTGAATCCTAGTGAGAGTTCTGAGATGCTTACGGGAGCGTTTAATCTTTGCAAAATCGAAGAGAATAATAAGCTTATTAAGCTATTGAAGAAGGGTGATTCACTTCTGACAATGGAGGAAAGAAAGCCTGTATTTGACGAGTTTCAGGTTGAAATGAAGAAGATAAGCCCTTATGGATATCTCTTTACCACAAACAGCTTAGTTGCTTATAATAAGCGTCTTAGCGGGGTTAAACCTGAGAACTTCAGTACATTTAACTGGGAAATTCATACTTGGAAGGTTAGTGAATAAAATATATGGGAAAATTACTCTCTGTTAAAAATTTATCAGTAGAGTTTCCGAATAAAAAGTCAAGGCTTACCGCAGTAAATGGGGTAAGCTTTGAACTATATTCCGGAGTCAGCCTTGGGATTGTGGGAGAGTCCGGAAGTGGAAAATCTATGCTAGTATCAGCTCTTATCGGACTTTTGCCAAGGAATGCGCTCTTTAGTGCAGATGAAGTAAACTTTGACGGAAAAAATCTTGTAGATATTTCCGAAAAGGATATGGTAAAGCTTCGTGGGCGGGATATATCTATGATTTTTCAGGATCCCGCCGCCTCTTTAAGTCCCACGGATACAATAGGGAAACAGCTCTCCGAGGTATTCAGCCTGCACGAAGGACTAAAGAAACGAGAGGCCGATGAAAAATCCATAGATATGCTTAATAAGGTAGGTATAAATGAGTCGAGGCTACGTATGAAGCAGTATCCTCACGAACTATCGGGCGGTATGCTCCAAAGGGTTATGATAGCTATGGCTCTTGCCTGTAAACCGAAGCTTCTTATAGCTGATGAACCTACTACAGCTCTCGATGTGACTACTCAAAAGCAGATTCTCATCTTAATCAAAGAACTCTGTGAGGAGCTTAATACAGCAGCCATCATTATTTCACACGATTTAAGGATAATTGCCGAGGTATCTGATAGGGTTCTGGTTATGAAAGACGGTAGGATAGTAGAGGAAGCGGAGTCAAAGGAGATATTTAACAAGCCAAAGTCTGACTATGCAAAGCTCTTAATATCCTCCATACCTGATATGAGTGGGTTTAGAGAAGTGGGGCAGACTAAGGGAGTAGTGCTATTAACCGTGGAGAATCTAAAGGTATCATTTGCAGGCAGAAAGGGACTCTTTGGCAGGACTGAATATATACCGGCAGTAGACGGGGTATCCTTTGATGTCTATAAGGGTGAAACCTTAGGGCTTGTAGGGGAGTCGGGCTGTGGCAAGTCTACGCTTAGCAGGACTATACTAAAACTTATAAAGAAAACCTCAGGCAGGATAGTATTTGACGGTGAAGAGATAGAAAGCTTTTCAAAGCAGGATATGAAGTGTTTTAGGAAGAGGGTACAGCTCATATTTCAGAACTCATACAGCTCGCTAAATCCAAGGATGACGGTAAGAGAAAGCCTCTTCGCTCCTCTTAATAACTTAGGGATTAGGGGAGAAGAGGCTGAAGAAAGGGTGAAGAGAGCCTTGTATGAAATAGGATTAAACGAAGGCTTTGCCGAAAGATATCCGCACGAGCTTTCAGGGGGGCAGAAGCAGAGAATAGTAATAGCAAGGGCGCTTATAGGTGAGCCGGAGCTTGTAATCTGTGATGAACCTGTATCAGCGCTGGATGTATCTATACAGGCTGAAATCTTGGCTCTGCTCGAAAAGTTCAAGAAGGAGAAGGGTTTAACTTATATATTTATTTCTCACGATTTGGGAGTTGTGAAGAATATCAGCGACAGAGTTATGGTCATGTACAAGGGGAGGATTGTTGAAGAAAATTCGACAAGAGAGATATTTGAAAATCCTAAGGATGACTATACGAAGGAACTCTTAGCCTCGATACCGGGGATAAAAGCTGTGTGAATCCTACTTTGCAGGATTCTTCCCTGTAAACCGGGCTTAGTAGATAGATACAATATAAAAGACCTAGGAAGGAAATAAAGATGAAAAGAAAAAATATGATGATAGCATCAGGAGTACTTGCTGCTGCACTTGTAATAAGCTCAGTGCCTGCAAACTATGCGAGCGCAGGTGTTAAGAATGCAAAGGTGACTACTACAAAAAAGAAGGATGCTACAAAGAATAAGACTACTTCTAAAAATAAGACTACAGTAGTAGTAAAAACTGTTTCAGAGCTTAACAAGGCACTTAAGAACAGTGCCAATACAGAGATTAGCCTGAATACAAATAAGAAGGTAAAACTTAGTCTCAAGGGAAACCATAAGAAGGTTAAGCTCGTAATAGATGCCCCTAAGGCAGAGGTTACTAATAAGGGAAGATTTAAGATAATTGAAATAGGCAGCAAGAAGTGGGTTGAGAAGGCTAATGGAAATGGTCTCGTGGTAAAAAGCAAAGAGAGCAGCATTGAAGTAAGTAAGAATGCAAAGGTAGCCTTCATCAGATTCCTAAAATCAGGTGCTAAGGCTGATGTAAGCATAAAGGGCGAGGTTACAAGCCTAGTAGTTGAAAAGAAGGCTGAGCTTAGTCTAAGTGGAAAGACAGATCTTGTGCCTGTAACTGTAAACGCTGAGGGAACCAAGGTCACAAGCAGTGTACAGGTAGAGCTTATAGCAAATAAGAATACTGAAGCCATATTCAAGAAGGGGGCGGAGGGTTCATCTGTAAAGGCTACTGACCAGAAGGTAAATGTAGTAGTTAAGAATGAAACAAAGGAAGAAGTATTTGTAGAGAATGCTTCAGGTGATGAGACAGTGCTGATGAGTGGTGCTTACAAAGAACTTAAGAATGGAGTTTTAGCTGATAAGGGA
It contains:
- a CDS encoding ABC transporter permease, with the translated sequence MKRAFNKIRNEKLIIIGLIILLAEIFIAAFIPMIMKLDPYSVDSINFGTAPGVGGHILGTDSIGRDVLARLVYGGRVSIFVGFFSTLVSLAIGVPLGLYAGYYRGIAESVIMRITDIFMAFPGVILVLVAVALVGPSVWSVSIIIGIMGFTGFTRLTYSRVLTVSHLGYIESAKVIGTGNNEIIWKYVLPNSLAPILVSSAFNMSSAILTESALSFLGMGVQPPQASWGNIIFEAQSIAILIGKPWQWVPAGIAIIVTVMSINFLGDGLRDALDPKAY
- a CDS encoding leucine-rich repeat domain-containing protein, whose amino-acid sequence is MKSKKVKLLAGTLAAALVIGSFSTNYAGAEVRDITGAVAAKKKKTVSKKKTRVVVKTASELNNALKNSANKEIRLKTDKKITLNLKGNHKGVKLIISAPKAEITNKGRFKIIEINGKKWVEKAKGNGLVVKSAKTGIEVSKNAKAAYIRFLKSGAKAHVSVNGEVKSLIVDKKAELKLTGKTELVSIVVNAGGTKITSGVQIEITATKNTEAVLKKGAEGSSVKASDNKVKVVVKNETKEEVFVENAAGDETVLESGAYKELKNGIVADKGKSGNSLDNTVSLNDDTTPLGDVNTGISTGSTLINAGNVMGLASDEDKYAPIEDKLLLKVINKNIDKDRADDQRVTKEEMASLKVISIFLGEDGKPKVSQGEFLGGEDDDRPSESILGNPRSLKDTPDFKFMVSRGIKSIKGLEYAVNLEQIKLNENEIADISPLRNLKKLKYIELQRNRIVDVSPLAGLTELRYLKLYNNLIEDVTPLAGLTKLKGLDLHYNVTVTKEEGKEVKSKGITEVSEAIKDMKELEFLDLSANRITNVKGLENLTHIKDLDLSGNNITDYRGLGEYLAERYIKVANEEPGWSLNFSGQTTDFNEKVFVSNGKAEFDNPFLGIDELDASLSKIAEDDVQFFMGVEAKKYGDDIKAVYDKATNKIKLEVSNKLVDTLKLLGTEEITVPLVISDIAGMGFSVQNVKLNFTKGKTVQFEDNNLKEYLLALLKGYKGDEERDDMKGEYVIKLTDTSFRKNPKDTEIYESEMAKIEALTFTGWDKDYENEITVKSIKGLEKAVNLKMLTFSSSDIPEAGDIRYSASSISDLNPLKDLKKLEFLRLSHNNIEDVTPLKELTNLKHLYISHNRIADVSSLGKLTNLVDFDISINYIADVSVAKNYNKMTMFNAIRNKITDISALKDITGLLILNVKQNDVKDIDCIKDLVKLETLNLEDNKNLGGIKVIKNLTKLKELNLNNCGIDDADVTGDIFAGLNGVVEIDLSNNRLTSVDFLANCTELNNLYLDNNKLTSLDVLRGKTKLTALRFSGNEVSDITPLAGNTGLTELRFSKNNVEDIAVISAFSELGSIELNGNKVYDFTPLSGLTSLYEAVIDGQNVDYKGEAAKVSDLTAEMDSPVKGLASIGAANIKAASSDSNIQVALEEGKIKFTLNETAGAELKAKGEKKIDLTLSFRNEKDFSYLSFPDGEPNNSITVKGIVLK
- a CDS encoding ABC transporter permease: MKKYILKRLLLMIPTFFGVTVVVYLLMSLAPGSPMDAFLSVPGITEAELLRIKESLGLDKPVFIQYYHWLVNILRGNFGYSYSGNRPVLGLITDRLPATLMLGTASLIVSFVIAIPLGLWAGARWRKGEDYVLSAISFFLMSVPNFFIGLILIYTVSVKLKLLPSSGMYDASGEKTVLMLAKHMVLPCIVLSIQNIGSWFKQMRGSLLEVLQEEYMRAVRAKGLSKTQAIIRYGVKNAFIPVLTVITGTIPGLIGGAVVTEQLFGWQGIGMLIIAAIKARDYPVIMGVTVLTAVVVLIVNLISDILYGILDPRIKG
- a CDS encoding ABC transporter substrate-binding protein; translation: MKKKVLAAFLMAAMTISMVGCSKPADTKTSETKSSSTASSATKTSSAEATSSVGKTSSASTTEQSGEKTVVAAMPGKWSDLYPMGEDSHYDNIIFDQVYDSLVKLNGDGSYQGELAESWEVNKESTELTFKLKSGIKWHNGDEFSANDIVESFKIYSNPDIKTTSRYYLRYLDGCDESGVETKKGSIGVTAKSDNEVVFKFKKPTFVDTVLDDLSHVYIVEGTKLKDKSAEELGKAETWANPNGTGAFIYDSMVDGERVEFKANKEYYNGAPDFDKLVIRVVDSANLLAGLMNGEIDTVLYGGVPLDDFKLAKEQENLVTESVKSQGYQLLIFNCSKKYMSEKVRQALSMAIDRKSLVEQLLQGEGEPIITPISSINPYYNPDVKVWYDVNQAKKQLEEAKFPFDKTLKFYVPTGNSMREKAAAIIAENLKAVGVKTEIVQVDFPAFMEAAKKGDEDLGIVGSGGSLNPSESSEMLTGAFNLCKIEENNKLIKLLKKGDSLLTMEERKPVFDEFQVEMKKISPYGYLFTTNSLVAYNKRLSGVKPENFSTFNWEIHTWKVSE
- a CDS encoding ABC transporter ATP-binding protein is translated as MGKLLSVKNLSVEFPNKKSRLTAVNGVSFELYSGVSLGIVGESGSGKSMLVSALIGLLPRNALFSADEVNFDGKNLVDISEKDMVKLRGRDISMIFQDPAASLSPTDTIGKQLSEVFSLHEGLKKREADEKSIDMLNKVGINESRLRMKQYPHELSGGMLQRVMIAMALACKPKLLIADEPTTALDVTTQKQILILIKELCEELNTAAIIISHDLRIIAEVSDRVLVMKDGRIVEEAESKEIFNKPKSDYAKLLISSIPDMSGFREVGQTKGVVLLTVENLKVSFAGRKGLFGRTEYIPAVDGVSFDVYKGETLGLVGESGCGKSTLSRTILKLIKKTSGRIVFDGEEIESFSKQDMKCFRKRVQLIFQNSYSSLNPRMTVRESLFAPLNNLGIRGEEAEERVKRALYEIGLNEGFAERYPHELSGGQKQRIVIARALIGEPELVICDEPVSALDVSIQAEILALLEKFKKEKGLTYIFISHDLGVVKNISDRVMVMYKGRIVEENSTREIFENPKDDYTKELLASIPGIKAV